The Rhodopirellula bahusiensis genome window below encodes:
- a CDS encoding ATP-dependent Clp protease adaptor ClpS: protein MSDHSAAVAEPDVVTEEEQRSDRKPKRQPPYHVILWDDTDHSYDYVISMMKRLFRMPIEKGYQVAKEVDKSGRAICMTTTLELAELKRDQIHAFGKDERLDRCKGSMSATIEPARG, encoded by the coding sequence ATGTCCGATCATTCCGCCGCCGTTGCCGAGCCCGATGTGGTCACGGAAGAAGAACAACGCAGCGATCGTAAACCGAAACGACAACCGCCCTACCACGTCATTTTGTGGGACGACACCGACCACAGCTATGACTACGTGATTTCGATGATGAAGCGTTTGTTCCGCATGCCCATCGAGAAGGGCTATCAGGTCGCGAAAGAGGTCGACAAAAGCGGCCGCGCGATTTGCATGACCACCACGTTGGAATTGGCGGAACTGAAACGCGACCAAATTCACGCGTTCGGCAAAGACGAACGTTTGGATCGTTGCAAAGGCAGCATGTCCGCCACCATTGAACCTGCTCGCGGCTAA
- a CDS encoding dipeptidase, with the protein MSQSEQSSSSASQLPAEVQSRLDDGKQRHEAELIEWLKIPSISSDSSRRDDVHQAANWLLDKMNAAGLQTESIATNGFPLLVASTPPVPGAPVALVYGHYDVQPPEPLELWTSPPFEPVVRDGKVFARGATDDKGQVLTHIHSICDWLASGQPLPLQIKFLIEGEEEVGSQNLDDWLPELAEKLACDVVVVSDSSQYAPGRPAVTCGLRGIATYELFVDGPSHDLHSGSFGGAVANPAMALCQLLASMKDADGKIAIDGLYDDVAPIPDIEREAWKQLGADDEEFASSVGASELHGEAGYTTDERRWARPSLDINGLTSGHQGEGVKTVLPAKASAKFSFRLVPNQNPKRLTGLIESHLERHCPPGIRWTLKPDHGAGAMLADANSRYAKAASVAIEQAFGTAPVMIREGGSIPILARFQEVLDCDCLLLGWGQNDDAAHSPNEKFSLEDFHRGIQASASLWQAIASA; encoded by the coding sequence ATGTCCCAATCCGAACAATCTTCCTCCTCCGCCTCCCAATTGCCCGCCGAAGTTCAGTCGCGTTTGGACGACGGAAAACAGCGTCACGAAGCCGAATTGATCGAGTGGCTGAAAATCCCAAGCATCAGCAGCGATTCCTCCCGCCGCGATGACGTTCACCAGGCGGCCAATTGGTTGCTCGATAAAATGAATGCCGCCGGCCTGCAAACCGAGTCCATTGCCACCAACGGATTCCCGCTGCTAGTCGCCTCGACCCCGCCGGTCCCAGGTGCCCCCGTGGCCCTGGTCTATGGACACTATGACGTCCAGCCGCCCGAGCCACTGGAACTGTGGACCAGTCCGCCGTTCGAACCCGTTGTCCGCGACGGCAAGGTTTTCGCCCGTGGTGCGACGGACGACAAAGGCCAAGTCCTGACGCACATCCACAGCATTTGCGACTGGCTCGCCAGCGGCCAACCATTGCCGCTGCAAATCAAATTCCTGATCGAAGGCGAAGAAGAAGTCGGCAGCCAAAACCTGGACGATTGGTTGCCCGAGCTCGCCGAAAAACTGGCCTGCGACGTCGTCGTGGTCAGCGACAGCAGCCAGTACGCACCAGGCCGCCCCGCGGTCACGTGCGGCTTGCGAGGCATTGCGACGTACGAATTGTTCGTCGACGGACCGAGTCACGACCTGCACAGCGGCAGCTTCGGCGGCGCGGTCGCCAATCCCGCCATGGCTCTGTGCCAGTTGCTGGCAAGCATGAAAGACGCGGACGGAAAAATCGCGATCGACGGTCTGTACGATGACGTCGCCCCGATTCCTGACATCGAACGCGAAGCCTGGAAACAACTCGGTGCCGACGACGAGGAATTCGCGAGCAGCGTCGGTGCTTCCGAACTGCACGGCGAAGCGGGCTACACAACCGACGAACGACGCTGGGCACGTCCGTCGCTCGATATCAACGGTTTGACCTCGGGACATCAAGGCGAAGGCGTCAAAACGGTTCTACCAGCCAAAGCGTCCGCGAAGTTCAGCTTCCGATTGGTGCCCAACCAAAACCCGAAACGTCTGACCGGACTGATCGAATCTCACCTCGAGCGTCATTGCCCACCGGGCATTCGCTGGACGCTGAAACCCGATCACGGTGCCGGTGCGATGCTGGCGGATGCCAACAGCCGCTACGCGAAAGCCGCCAGCGTCGCGATCGAGCAAGCCTTTGGAACTGCCCCCGTGATGATTCGCGAAGGCGGCTCGATTCCGATCCTGGCACGATTCCAAGAAGTCCTGGATTGCGATTGCTTGCTTCTCGGCTGGGGCCAAAACGACGACGCCGCTCACAGCCCCAACGAAAAGTTCTCGCTGGAAGATTTCCACCGCGGTATCCAAGCGTCCGCCTCGCTCTGGCAAGCCATCGCATCTGCTTGA